A genomic window from Yoonia rosea includes:
- a CDS encoding DUF5928 domain-containing protein — protein sequence MARVAFILLCHKNPAAIIQQAEQLTAAGDYIAIHFDASAAASDFSEIKAALAGNENVAFAKRRVKCGWGEWSLVQATLHAVEAAVTAFPRATHFYMVSGDCMPIKSAKFAYELLDAHDVDYIESHDFFDSNWIKTGFREERLVYRHFFNERTQKRRFYTALELQKRFRMTRKIPEDLQIMIGSQWWCLRRQTIEAILEFAYARRDVMRFFRTTWIPDETFFQTLVRHLVPAREIENRTLTFLMFTDYGMPVTFYNDHYELLLGQGSLFARKISPEAEDLRSQLGTLYASDRMDFVISDEGRSLFQFLSGRGRVGRRFAPRFWENETTLGRSRELMIIACKKWHVAKRLVAAIQHHTNVPALEYLFNEDETLLPDLGGIETSLQKRGRHRRALMRLIFDHFDSDRLVICLDTSSLDLITDFYTDRATVRLLEIECAFDDEYLVGHAMRVGLAGPQTSEATFARLLPTIRHDMVYEREAIRDAQFVNASRIKETATTDENAAALAQFLSVSPDVARMLAETPHLFVD from the coding sequence ATGGCACGTGTCGCCTTTATTTTGCTGTGTCACAAGAATCCTGCGGCGATTATCCAGCAGGCAGAGCAGTTGACGGCAGCGGGTGACTATATTGCGATTCATTTTGATGCTTCTGCGGCTGCATCTGATTTCAGCGAAATCAAAGCGGCGTTGGCTGGAAACGAGAATGTGGCCTTTGCCAAACGTCGCGTGAAATGCGGATGGGGCGAGTGGAGCCTGGTGCAAGCCACGCTGCATGCCGTAGAGGCCGCTGTCACAGCCTTTCCGCGGGCGACGCATTTCTACATGGTTTCGGGCGATTGCATGCCCATCAAATCTGCGAAATTTGCCTATGAGCTACTGGATGCACATGATGTGGACTACATCGAAAGCCATGATTTCTTTGACAGCAACTGGATCAAGACCGGCTTTCGCGAGGAACGACTGGTCTATCGCCATTTCTTTAACGAGCGGACGCAGAAGCGCCGGTTCTATACCGCGCTAGAGCTGCAAAAGCGTTTCAGGATGACGCGCAAAATCCCAGAGGATTTGCAGATCATGATTGGCAGCCAATGGTGGTGTCTGCGCCGTCAAACTATCGAGGCGATCCTGGAGTTCGCCTATGCCCGCCGTGATGTGATGCGCTTTTTTCGCACAACCTGGATCCCCGATGAGACGTTCTTTCAGACCCTCGTACGCCACCTTGTGCCTGCCCGCGAGATCGAGAATCGCACACTGACGTTTCTGATGTTCACAGACTACGGCATGCCGGTGACCTTCTATAACGATCATTACGAGCTGCTTTTGGGGCAAGGGTCGCTTTTTGCGCGCAAGATCAGCCCCGAGGCAGAAGACCTGCGCAGCCAGCTTGGTACGCTCTACGCCAGCGACCGGATGGATTTTGTGATTTCCGACGAAGGGCGCAGCTTGTTTCAGTTTCTGTCAGGTCGTGGCCGTGTGGGGCGACGCTTTGCGCCACGGTTCTGGGAGAATGAAACGACATTGGGGCGCAGTCGCGAGTTGATGATTATCGCCTGCAAGAAATGGCACGTCGCCAAGCGACTTGTGGCCGCAATCCAGCATCACACCAATGTGCCGGCCCTGGAGTATCTTTTTAACGAAGACGAAACCCTGTTACCGGACCTTGGCGGCATCGAGACGTCGTTGCAGAAACGCGGACGGCACCGGCGCGCTTTGATGCGTCTGATTTTCGATCATTTCGACAGCGACCGTTTGGTGATCTGTCTTGATACATCCAGCCTTGATCTGATTACCGATTTCTACACCGACCGCGCCACTGTGCGCCTGCTGGAGATCGAGTGTGCTTTTGATGATGAATATCTGGTCGGTCATGCGATGCGGGTGGGGCTTGCTGGTCCACAGACCAGTGAAGCGACGTTTGCGCGCCTTTTGCCAACCATTCGCCATGACATGGTCTATGAACGCGAAGCCATTCGCGATGCACAGTTTGTGAATGCCAGCCGCATCAAGGAAACCGCGACGACGGACGAAAATGCAGCAGCACTCGCACAGTTTCTGAGCGTGTCGCCGGATGTGGCACGCATGCTTGCCGAGACCCCCCATCTTTTTGTTGATTGA
- a CDS encoding sulfotransferase family protein, with protein MTESESVVYRVVPKCACSTIGQIMYYSDHGAFFDGDIHDAKTGIHKWALDDSKPLIERNVAAHQSYAFTCVRNPYTRILSSFFDKICGVQRNGKYYRGNLVPLLIQKYGIEVGDPESGFEFDQIKSFRRFLLFARDTIRWRRPMEPDIHWSAMSGHISTFIVNGGRYDSIFWTEKFNDGMQQVLDGIETKHPVDLAQIPRFNESEGHGPKRAHPVEDYFDDLSMHIVYEVYKKDFRIFKYDFENPANKMPIGEIDIDEVHAKLG; from the coding sequence ATGACCGAGAGCGAAAGCGTGGTTTACCGCGTGGTGCCTAAATGTGCCTGCTCAACCATTGGCCAGATCATGTACTATTCCGACCACGGCGCGTTCTTTGACGGTGACATCCATGATGCCAAGACAGGCATCCATAAATGGGCTCTGGACGACAGCAAGCCGCTGATTGAGCGGAACGTGGCGGCGCACCAAAGCTACGCGTTTACCTGTGTGCGCAATCCCTACACGCGCATTCTGTCGTCTTTCTTTGACAAGATTTGCGGCGTGCAGCGCAACGGCAAATACTATCGCGGCAATCTGGTGCCACTACTGATCCAGAAATACGGGATCGAGGTAGGCGACCCTGAAAGCGGCTTTGAATTCGACCAGATCAAAAGCTTCCGGCGCTTCCTTTTGTTCGCGCGCGATACCATCCGCTGGCGGCGCCCGATGGAGCCGGACATCCACTGGTCGGCCATGTCCGGTCACATCTCGACTTTTATCGTGAACGGCGGGCGCTACGACAGCATCTTCTGGACCGAGAAATTCAATGACGGGATGCAGCAGGTGCTGGACGGTATCGAAACCAAACACCCCGTCGATCTGGCGCAGATTCCGCGCTTTAACGAAAGCGAAGGACACGGCCCCAAACGTGCCCATCCTGTCGAGGATTACTTCGACGATCTGTCCATGCATATCGTCTATGAGGTCTACAAAAAGGACTTTCGTATCTTCAAATATGATTTCGAAAATCCCGCCAACAAGATGCCCATTGGCGAGATTGATATCGATGAGGTTCACGCCAAACTTGGCTAA